One Chroicocephalus ridibundus chromosome 26, bChrRid1.1, whole genome shotgun sequence genomic region harbors:
- the DHX34 gene encoding probable ATP-dependent RNA helicase DHX34 isoform X2, with protein MPREKESGCRRRGERDRSPSRWEGDWDWDCPATRRRLQELYFPERDSSGAGSEEILNFWAFFERLRRFQSRRTHPAPPPGHRHAAEPPAATAARLDLPPAYDPRYRINLALPSAAAVPTRNSDLPRERLAEFRAAVLHYLDFTQKQSFAKLAKLHRERAALPIAQYRQRLLDAVAGNQVVVVAGDTGCGKSTQVPQYLLAAGYSHVACSQPRRIACVSLAKRVAFESLHQYGDQVGYQIRFESTRSPATKIVFLTEGLLLRQVQREPALPGYHVLIADEVHERHLHSDFLLGVLRRLLPSRPDLKLVLMSATINIRLFSGYFGGAPVLQVPGRIFPISVIYQPIPKEEASPAGKWGKSERLDPLPYLRVLQAIDHKYPPEERGDLLVFLSGVAEIGAVLEAAQAYAARTQRWIVLPLHSTLSVAQQDKVFDVPPPGVRKCILSTNIAETSVTIDGVRFVLDSGKVKEMSYDPQGKLQRLQEFWISRASAEQRKGRAGRTGPGVCYRLYAESDYDAFSPYPVPEIQRVALDALVLQLKSMGLGDPRTFPFLEPPPSSSLETAVRYLRDQGALDEAEDLTPIGNLLAQLPVDVVVGKMLVLGALFGLAEPTLTVAAALSVQSPFLRSAHPNPDCATARRPLESPHGDPLTLLNVFNEWVQVKSERSGSSRKWCRRRGLEEHRLYEAANLRRQFQELLRDHQLLEEGSSQPSDSYSRQSRHRERRELHRLWRSHAETEGRKRKVLRLQDGADASSGEEEEGGGNREKGERSIDIQVRPTPPSPLPGGRIYPSRCLTPSPSPQDVKFKLRHNVEELQAVSSSVLSSSQLALLKLVLCRGLYPQLAVPDQLNSGRKDSDQIFHTKTKQGVVLHPTCVFATSPELLHAKEGPERGGTKDPAEGLSHRHQLLAFVSLLETNKPYLVNCVRVPALQALLLFSRSLDTSADCARLVADGWLEVTVPDADSALRLLSAALQLRSAWEKLLHQLLEGRGEESSLRPSSRDVSALTRGLLDFLQMKVPYRLRQLTGLEKQNLYVGPQTVAAAPRLPGLFQGTEMKPDEVKGGHRVTDFLTYNCLATDTDLYSDCLRSFWTCPHCDLHMPFTPLERMCHESACRPPEAPPEEPLENSSKISALHRSYHCDLCQRDFTFTPTEILRHKKQHQ; from the exons ATGCCGCGGGAGAAGGAGAGCGGATGCCGGCGACGAGGAGAGCGGGACCGTTCCCCTTCCCGGTGGGAgggggactgggactgggactgtcCCGCCACGCGCCGCCGCCTGCAAGAGCTCTATTTCCCCGAGCGGGATTCCAGCGGCGCCGGCTCCGAAGAGATCCTGAATTTCTGGGCTTTTTTCGAGCGTCTCCGGCGTTTCCAAAGCCGCAGAACCCACCCCGCGCCGCCACCCGGCCACCGCCACGCGGCagagccccccgccgccaccgccgcccgcctCGACCTGCCCCCCGCCTACGACCCCCGTTACCGCATCAACCTCGCGCTGCCGagcgccgccgccgtccccaccCGGAATTCCGACCTACCCCGGGAACGCCTCGCCGAATTCCGCGCCGCCGTCTTACACTACCTGGATTTCACCCAAAAACAAAGCTTCGCCAAACTGGCCAAACTCCACCGGGAACGAGCCGCCCTTCCCATCGCCCAGTACCGGCAGCGTTTACTGGACGCCGTGGCCGGCAACCaagtggtggtggtggccggCGACACCGGCTGCGGGAAATCCACGCAGGTGCCGCAGTACCTGCTGGCGGCCGGTTACAGCCACGTGGCTTGTAGCCAACCCCGCCGAATCGCCTGCGTCTCGCTGGCCAAGCGGGTGGCCTTCGAGAGCCTGCACCAGTACGGGGACCAG gtgGGCTACCAGATCCGCTTCGAGAGCACCCGCTCGCCCGCCACCAAGATCGTCTTCCTGACggaggggctgctgctgcggcaGGTGCAGCGGGAGCCGGCGCTGCCGGGGTACCACGTCCTCATCGCCGACGAGGTTCACGAGCGGCACCTCCACAGCGATTTCCTCCTGGGCGTCCTGCGTCGCCTCCTGCCCTCCCGCCCCGACCTGAAGCTGGTCTTGATGTCGGCCACCATCAACATCCGCCTTTTTTCGGGTTATTTCGGGGGGGCCCCGGTGCTGCAGGTGCCGGGAAGGATTTTCCCCATCTCG GTCATCTACCAACCCATCCCTAAGGAAGAAGCATCCCCAGCGGGAAAATGGGGGAAATCGGAGCGTCTGGATCCCCTCCCGTACCTGCGGGTGCTTCAAGCCATCGACCACAAGTACCCGCCGGAGGAGCGCGGGGACCTGCTGGTGTTCCTGAGCGGGGTGGCCGAGATCGGGGCGGTGCTGGAGGCGGCGCAGGCTTACGCCGCCCGCACCCAGCGCTGGATCGTCCTCCCCCTGCACAGCACCCTCTCCGTGGCCCAGCAGGACAAG GTGTTTGACGTCCCCCCGCCCGGCGTCCGTAAGTGCATCCTCTCCACCAACATCGCCGAGACTTCGGTGACCATCGACGGCGTGCGCTTTGTGCTGGATTCCG GGAAGGTGAAGGAGATGAGTTACGACCCTCAGGGCAAACTCCAGCGGCTGCAGGAGTTTTGGATCAGCCGGGCAAGCGCCGAGCAGCGGAAAGGACGCGCGGGCAGGACCGGCCCCGGCGTCTGCTACCGCCTTTACGCCGAATCCGACTACGACGCCTTTTCTCCTTACCCCGTGCCGGAGATCCAGCGGGTAGCGCTTGACGCTCTGGTGCTCCAG TTAAAGAGTATGGGGCTGGGCGACCCTCGGACCTTCCCCTTCCTGGAGCCCCCTCCCTCGTCCAGCCTGGAGACGGCCGTGCGGTACCTGAGGGACCAGGGAGCCCTGGACGAAGCTGAAGACCTGACGCCCATCGGGAACCTCTTGGCCCAGCTGCCGGTGGACGTGGTGGTCG GTAAGATGCTGGTCCTGGGCGCTCTCTTCGGCCTGGCCGAGCCCACCCTGACGGTGGCGGCGGCGCTGAGCGTGCAGTCCCCCTTCCTGCGATCCGCTCACCCCAATCCCGACTGCGCCACGGCCCGGCGGCCCCTCGAGAGCCCCCACGGCGACCCCCTGACGCTGCTCAACGTCTTCAACGAGTGGGTCCAG GTGAAGTCGGAGCGGAGCGGCAGCTCTCGGAAATGGTGCCGGCGGCGAGGTTTGGAGGAACATCGGCTTTACGAAGCCGCCAACCTGCGGCGCCAGTTTcag gagcTCCTCCGTGAccaccagctgctggaggaaggcTCCAGCCAGCCCAGCGACAGCTACAGCCGGCAGAGCCGGCACCGGGAACGCCGGGAGCTGCACCGCCTCTGGCGTTCCCACGCGGAGACGGAAGGTCGGAAGCGCAAGGTGCTGCGGCTGCAGGACGGAGCGGACGCCTCCtccggcgaggaggaggagggtggtgggaaCCGTGAGAAAGGGGAGCGCAGCATCGATATCCAGGTGAGACCCAcgcctccctctcctcttccggGAGGCAGGATTTATCCATCCCGATGCCTGACGCCgtctccttctccccaggacGTCAAGTTTAAGCTGCGTCACAACGTGGAGGAGCTCCAGGCCGTATCCAGCTCGGTCCTCTCCTCCTCGCAGCTCGCCCTGCTCAAACTGGTGCTGTGCCGGGGGCTTTACCCCCAGCTGGCCGTGCCCGACCAGCTCAACAGCGGCCGTAAGGATTCCGATCAg ATTTTTCACACCAAAACCAAGCAGGGGGTCGTCCTTCATCCCACCTGCGTCTTCGCTACCAGCCCGGAGCTGCTCCACGCCAAGGAGGGACCGGAGCGCGGTGGGACCAAAG ACCCCGCGGAGGGGCTGAGCCACCGCCACCAGCTCCTCGCCTTTGTCTCGCTGCTGGAGACCAACAAGCCCTACCTGGTGAACTGCGTCCGGGTGCCAGCCCTGCAG gctctcctcctcttctcccggtcGCTGGACACCAGCGCCGACTGCGCCCGGCTGGTGGCCGACGGGTGGCTGGAGGTCACCGTCCCCGACGCGGACTCTGCCCTGCGCCTGCTCTCCGCGGCCCTGCAGCTTCGTTCCGCTTGGGAAAAACTCCTCCATCAACTGCTGGAAGGTCGAGGAGAGGAATCGAGCCTCCGGCCGAGCTCCCGGGACGTATCCGCGCTCACCcgggggctgctggacttcctgcaGATGAAG GTGCCGTATCGCCTGCGCCAGCTCACCGGCCTGGAGAAACAGAACCTCTACGTCGGTCCCCAGACGgtggccgccgctccccgcctcccgGGGCTCTTCCAGGGGACGGAGATGAAGCCCGACGAGGTGAAAGGCGGCCACAGGGTGACCGATTTCCTCACCTACAACTGCTTGGCC ACGGACACGGACCTCTACAGCGACTGCCTGCGGAGCTTCTGGACCTGTCCCCACTGCGACCTCCACATGCCCTTCACCCCCCTGGAGCGCATGTGTCACGAAAGCGCTTGCCGGCCCCCCGAGG cccccccggaAGAACCATTGGAAAACTCTTCCAAAATCTCCGCCCTGCACCGCTCCTACCACTGCGACCTTTGCCAGCGGGATTTTACCTTCACCCCCACGGAAATCCTCCGGCACAAGAAACAGCACCAATAA
- the DHX34 gene encoding probable ATP-dependent RNA helicase DHX34 isoform X1, whose product MPREKESGCRRRGERDRSPSRWEGDWDWDCPATRRRLQELYFPERDSSGAGSEEILNFWAFFERLRRFQSRRTHPAPPPGHRHAAEPPAATAARLDLPPAYDPRYRINLALPSAAAVPTRNSDLPRERLAEFRAAVLHYLDFTQKQSFAKLAKLHRERAALPIAQYRQRLLDAVAGNQVVVVAGDTGCGKSTQVPQYLLAAGYSHVACSQPRRIACVSLAKRVAFESLHQYGDQVGYQIRFESTRSPATKIVFLTEGLLLRQVQREPALPGYHVLIADEVHERHLHSDFLLGVLRRLLPSRPDLKLVLMSATINIRLFSGYFGGAPVLQVPGRIFPISVIYQPIPKEEASPAGKWGKSERLDPLPYLRVLQAIDHKYPPEERGDLLVFLSGVAEIGAVLEAAQAYAARTQRWIVLPLHSTLSVAQQDKVFDVPPPGVRKCILSTNIAETSVTIDGVRFVLDSGKVKEMSYDPQGKLQRLQEFWISRASAEQRKGRAGRTGPGVCYRLYAESDYDAFSPYPVPEIQRVALDALVLQLKSMGLGDPRTFPFLEPPPSSSLETAVRYLRDQGALDEAEDLTPIGNLLAQLPVDVVVGKMLVLGALFGLAEPTLTVAAALSVQSPFLRSAHPNPDCATARRPLESPHGDPLTLLNVFNEWVQVKSERSGSSRKWCRRRGLEEHRLYEAANLRRQFQELLRDHQLLEEGSSQPSDSYSRQSRHRERRELHRLWRSHAETEGRKRKVLRLQDGADASSGEEEEGGGNREKGERSIDIQDVKFKLRHNVEELQAVSSSVLSSSQLALLKLVLCRGLYPQLAVPDQLNSGRKDSDQIFHTKTKQGVVLHPTCVFATSPELLHAKEGPERGGTKDPAEGLSHRHQLLAFVSLLETNKPYLVNCVRVPALQVSSLLPSSSSPRAFVTPHWSCFAPPGSPPLLPVAGHQRRLRPAGGRRVAGGHRPRRGLCPAPALRGPAASFRLGKTPPSTAGRSRRGIEPPAELPGRIRAHPGAAGLPADEGAVSPAPAHRPGETEPLRRSPDGGRRSPPPGALPGDGDEARRGERRPQGDRFPHLQLLGHGHGPLQRLPAELLDLSPLRPPHALHPPGAHVSRKRLPAPRGPPGRTIGKLFQNLRPAPLLPLRPLPAGFYLHPHGNPPAQETAPITGARRDAPAGRCRAPRCRDPPPSLGDPRNWGGSPRPPPPNYLRCFWLGFAFQDANGRWVPDSRATRDFTFST is encoded by the exons ATGCCGCGGGAGAAGGAGAGCGGATGCCGGCGACGAGGAGAGCGGGACCGTTCCCCTTCCCGGTGGGAgggggactgggactgggactgtcCCGCCACGCGCCGCCGCCTGCAAGAGCTCTATTTCCCCGAGCGGGATTCCAGCGGCGCCGGCTCCGAAGAGATCCTGAATTTCTGGGCTTTTTTCGAGCGTCTCCGGCGTTTCCAAAGCCGCAGAACCCACCCCGCGCCGCCACCCGGCCACCGCCACGCGGCagagccccccgccgccaccgccgcccgcctCGACCTGCCCCCCGCCTACGACCCCCGTTACCGCATCAACCTCGCGCTGCCGagcgccgccgccgtccccaccCGGAATTCCGACCTACCCCGGGAACGCCTCGCCGAATTCCGCGCCGCCGTCTTACACTACCTGGATTTCACCCAAAAACAAAGCTTCGCCAAACTGGCCAAACTCCACCGGGAACGAGCCGCCCTTCCCATCGCCCAGTACCGGCAGCGTTTACTGGACGCCGTGGCCGGCAACCaagtggtggtggtggccggCGACACCGGCTGCGGGAAATCCACGCAGGTGCCGCAGTACCTGCTGGCGGCCGGTTACAGCCACGTGGCTTGTAGCCAACCCCGCCGAATCGCCTGCGTCTCGCTGGCCAAGCGGGTGGCCTTCGAGAGCCTGCACCAGTACGGGGACCAG gtgGGCTACCAGATCCGCTTCGAGAGCACCCGCTCGCCCGCCACCAAGATCGTCTTCCTGACggaggggctgctgctgcggcaGGTGCAGCGGGAGCCGGCGCTGCCGGGGTACCACGTCCTCATCGCCGACGAGGTTCACGAGCGGCACCTCCACAGCGATTTCCTCCTGGGCGTCCTGCGTCGCCTCCTGCCCTCCCGCCCCGACCTGAAGCTGGTCTTGATGTCGGCCACCATCAACATCCGCCTTTTTTCGGGTTATTTCGGGGGGGCCCCGGTGCTGCAGGTGCCGGGAAGGATTTTCCCCATCTCG GTCATCTACCAACCCATCCCTAAGGAAGAAGCATCCCCAGCGGGAAAATGGGGGAAATCGGAGCGTCTGGATCCCCTCCCGTACCTGCGGGTGCTTCAAGCCATCGACCACAAGTACCCGCCGGAGGAGCGCGGGGACCTGCTGGTGTTCCTGAGCGGGGTGGCCGAGATCGGGGCGGTGCTGGAGGCGGCGCAGGCTTACGCCGCCCGCACCCAGCGCTGGATCGTCCTCCCCCTGCACAGCACCCTCTCCGTGGCCCAGCAGGACAAG GTGTTTGACGTCCCCCCGCCCGGCGTCCGTAAGTGCATCCTCTCCACCAACATCGCCGAGACTTCGGTGACCATCGACGGCGTGCGCTTTGTGCTGGATTCCG GGAAGGTGAAGGAGATGAGTTACGACCCTCAGGGCAAACTCCAGCGGCTGCAGGAGTTTTGGATCAGCCGGGCAAGCGCCGAGCAGCGGAAAGGACGCGCGGGCAGGACCGGCCCCGGCGTCTGCTACCGCCTTTACGCCGAATCCGACTACGACGCCTTTTCTCCTTACCCCGTGCCGGAGATCCAGCGGGTAGCGCTTGACGCTCTGGTGCTCCAG TTAAAGAGTATGGGGCTGGGCGACCCTCGGACCTTCCCCTTCCTGGAGCCCCCTCCCTCGTCCAGCCTGGAGACGGCCGTGCGGTACCTGAGGGACCAGGGAGCCCTGGACGAAGCTGAAGACCTGACGCCCATCGGGAACCTCTTGGCCCAGCTGCCGGTGGACGTGGTGGTCG GTAAGATGCTGGTCCTGGGCGCTCTCTTCGGCCTGGCCGAGCCCACCCTGACGGTGGCGGCGGCGCTGAGCGTGCAGTCCCCCTTCCTGCGATCCGCTCACCCCAATCCCGACTGCGCCACGGCCCGGCGGCCCCTCGAGAGCCCCCACGGCGACCCCCTGACGCTGCTCAACGTCTTCAACGAGTGGGTCCAG GTGAAGTCGGAGCGGAGCGGCAGCTCTCGGAAATGGTGCCGGCGGCGAGGTTTGGAGGAACATCGGCTTTACGAAGCCGCCAACCTGCGGCGCCAGTTTcag gagcTCCTCCGTGAccaccagctgctggaggaaggcTCCAGCCAGCCCAGCGACAGCTACAGCCGGCAGAGCCGGCACCGGGAACGCCGGGAGCTGCACCGCCTCTGGCGTTCCCACGCGGAGACGGAAGGTCGGAAGCGCAAGGTGCTGCGGCTGCAGGACGGAGCGGACGCCTCCtccggcgaggaggaggagggtggtgggaaCCGTGAGAAAGGGGAGCGCAGCATCGATATCCAG gacGTCAAGTTTAAGCTGCGTCACAACGTGGAGGAGCTCCAGGCCGTATCCAGCTCGGTCCTCTCCTCCTCGCAGCTCGCCCTGCTCAAACTGGTGCTGTGCCGGGGGCTTTACCCCCAGCTGGCCGTGCCCGACCAGCTCAACAGCGGCCGTAAGGATTCCGATCAg ATTTTTCACACCAAAACCAAGCAGGGGGTCGTCCTTCATCCCACCTGCGTCTTCGCTACCAGCCCGGAGCTGCTCCACGCCAAGGAGGGACCGGAGCGCGGTGGGACCAAAG ACCCCGCGGAGGGGCTGAGCCACCGCCACCAGCTCCTCGCCTTTGTCTCGCTGCTGGAGACCAACAAGCCCTACCTGGTGAACTGCGTCCGGGTGCCAGCCCTGCAGGTGagctctctgctcccctcctcttcctctccgcGAGCCTTCGTCACCCCACACTGGTCGTGTTTTGCTCCTCCaggctctcctcctcttctcccggtcGCTGGACACCAGCGCCGACTGCGCCCGGCTGGTGGCCGACGGGTGGCTGGAGGTCACCGTCCCCGACGCGGACTCTGCCCTGCGCCTGCTCTCCGCGGCCCTGCAGCTTCGTTCCGCTTGGGAAAAACTCCTCCATCAACTGCTGGAAGGTCGAGGAGAGGAATCGAGCCTCCGGCCGAGCTCCCGGGACGTATCCGCGCTCACCcgggggctgctggacttcctgcaGATGAAG GTGCCGTATCGCCTGCGCCAGCTCACCGGCCTGGAGAAACAGAACCTCTACGTCGGTCCCCAGACGgtggccgccgctccccgcctcccgGGGCTCTTCCAGGGGACGGAGATGAAGCCCGACGAGGTGAAAGGCGGCCACAGGGTGACCGATTTCCTCACCTACAACTGCTTGGCC ACGGACACGGACCTCTACAGCGACTGCCTGCGGAGCTTCTGGACCTGTCCCCACTGCGACCTCCACATGCCCTTCACCCCCCTGGAGCGCATGTGTCACGAAAGCGCTTGCCGGCCCCCCGAGG cccccccggaAGAACCATTGGAAAACTCTTCCAAAATCTCCGCCCTGCACCGCTCCTACCACTGCGACCTTTGCCAGCGGGATTTTACCTTCACCCCCACGGAAATCCTCCGGCACAAGAAACAGCACCAATAACCGGGGCTCGTCGGGATGCTCCCGCCGGCCGGTGCCGAGCACCGCGATGCCGGGATCCTCCCCCATCCCTCGGGGACCCCCGTAACTGGGGGggatccccccgccccccccccccaaactacCTCCGCTGCTTTTGG CTGGGTTTTGCTTTCCAGGATGCCAACGGCCGTTGGGTCCCCGATTCCCGTGCCACGAGGGACTTCACCTTCTCCACCTGA
- the DHX34 gene encoding probable ATP-dependent RNA helicase DHX34 isoform X3: MPREKESGCRRRGERDRSPSRWEGDWDWDCPATRRRLQELYFPERDSSGAGSEEILNFWAFFERLRRFQSRRTHPAPPPGHRHAAEPPAATAARLDLPPAYDPRYRINLALPSAAAVPTRNSDLPRERLAEFRAAVLHYLDFTQKQSFAKLAKLHRERAALPIAQYRQRLLDAVAGNQVVVVAGDTGCGKSTQVPQYLLAAGYSHVACSQPRRIACVSLAKRVAFESLHQYGDQVGYQIRFESTRSPATKIVFLTEGLLLRQVQREPALPGYHVLIADEVHERHLHSDFLLGVLRRLLPSRPDLKLVLMSATINIRLFSGYFGGAPVLQVPGRIFPISVIYQPIPKEEASPAGKWGKSERLDPLPYLRVLQAIDHKYPPEERGDLLVFLSGVAEIGAVLEAAQAYAARTQRWIVLPLHSTLSVAQQDKVFDVPPPGVRKCILSTNIAETSVTIDGVRFVLDSGKVKEMSYDPQGKLQRLQEFWISRASAEQRKGRAGRTGPGVCYRLYAESDYDAFSPYPVPEIQRVALDALVLQLKSMGLGDPRTFPFLEPPPSSSLETAVRYLRDQGALDEAEDLTPIGNLLAQLPVDVVVGKMLVLGALFGLAEPTLTVAAALSVQSPFLRSAHPNPDCATARRPLESPHGDPLTLLNVFNEWVQVKSERSGSSRKWCRRRGLEEHRLYEAANLRRQFQELLRDHQLLEEGSSQPSDSYSRQSRHRERRELHRLWRSHAETEGRKRKVLRLQDGADASSGEEEEGGGNREKGERSIDIQDVKFKLRHNVEELQAVSSSVLSSSQLALLKLVLCRGLYPQLAVPDQLNSGRKDSDQIFHTKTKQGVVLHPTCVFATSPELLHAKEGPERGGTKDPAEGLSHRHQLLAFVSLLETNKPYLVNCVRVPALQALLLFSRSLDTSADCARLVADGWLEVTVPDADSALRLLSAALQLRSAWEKLLHQLLEGRGEESSLRPSSRDVSALTRGLLDFLQMKVPYRLRQLTGLEKQNLYVGPQTVAAAPRLPGLFQGTEMKPDEVKGGHRVTDFLTYNCLATDTDLYSDCLRSFWTCPHCDLHMPFTPLERMCHESACRPPEAPPEEPLENSSKISALHRSYHCDLCQRDFTFTPTEILRHKKQHQ; the protein is encoded by the exons ATGCCGCGGGAGAAGGAGAGCGGATGCCGGCGACGAGGAGAGCGGGACCGTTCCCCTTCCCGGTGGGAgggggactgggactgggactgtcCCGCCACGCGCCGCCGCCTGCAAGAGCTCTATTTCCCCGAGCGGGATTCCAGCGGCGCCGGCTCCGAAGAGATCCTGAATTTCTGGGCTTTTTTCGAGCGTCTCCGGCGTTTCCAAAGCCGCAGAACCCACCCCGCGCCGCCACCCGGCCACCGCCACGCGGCagagccccccgccgccaccgccgcccgcctCGACCTGCCCCCCGCCTACGACCCCCGTTACCGCATCAACCTCGCGCTGCCGagcgccgccgccgtccccaccCGGAATTCCGACCTACCCCGGGAACGCCTCGCCGAATTCCGCGCCGCCGTCTTACACTACCTGGATTTCACCCAAAAACAAAGCTTCGCCAAACTGGCCAAACTCCACCGGGAACGAGCCGCCCTTCCCATCGCCCAGTACCGGCAGCGTTTACTGGACGCCGTGGCCGGCAACCaagtggtggtggtggccggCGACACCGGCTGCGGGAAATCCACGCAGGTGCCGCAGTACCTGCTGGCGGCCGGTTACAGCCACGTGGCTTGTAGCCAACCCCGCCGAATCGCCTGCGTCTCGCTGGCCAAGCGGGTGGCCTTCGAGAGCCTGCACCAGTACGGGGACCAG gtgGGCTACCAGATCCGCTTCGAGAGCACCCGCTCGCCCGCCACCAAGATCGTCTTCCTGACggaggggctgctgctgcggcaGGTGCAGCGGGAGCCGGCGCTGCCGGGGTACCACGTCCTCATCGCCGACGAGGTTCACGAGCGGCACCTCCACAGCGATTTCCTCCTGGGCGTCCTGCGTCGCCTCCTGCCCTCCCGCCCCGACCTGAAGCTGGTCTTGATGTCGGCCACCATCAACATCCGCCTTTTTTCGGGTTATTTCGGGGGGGCCCCGGTGCTGCAGGTGCCGGGAAGGATTTTCCCCATCTCG GTCATCTACCAACCCATCCCTAAGGAAGAAGCATCCCCAGCGGGAAAATGGGGGAAATCGGAGCGTCTGGATCCCCTCCCGTACCTGCGGGTGCTTCAAGCCATCGACCACAAGTACCCGCCGGAGGAGCGCGGGGACCTGCTGGTGTTCCTGAGCGGGGTGGCCGAGATCGGGGCGGTGCTGGAGGCGGCGCAGGCTTACGCCGCCCGCACCCAGCGCTGGATCGTCCTCCCCCTGCACAGCACCCTCTCCGTGGCCCAGCAGGACAAG GTGTTTGACGTCCCCCCGCCCGGCGTCCGTAAGTGCATCCTCTCCACCAACATCGCCGAGACTTCGGTGACCATCGACGGCGTGCGCTTTGTGCTGGATTCCG GGAAGGTGAAGGAGATGAGTTACGACCCTCAGGGCAAACTCCAGCGGCTGCAGGAGTTTTGGATCAGCCGGGCAAGCGCCGAGCAGCGGAAAGGACGCGCGGGCAGGACCGGCCCCGGCGTCTGCTACCGCCTTTACGCCGAATCCGACTACGACGCCTTTTCTCCTTACCCCGTGCCGGAGATCCAGCGGGTAGCGCTTGACGCTCTGGTGCTCCAG TTAAAGAGTATGGGGCTGGGCGACCCTCGGACCTTCCCCTTCCTGGAGCCCCCTCCCTCGTCCAGCCTGGAGACGGCCGTGCGGTACCTGAGGGACCAGGGAGCCCTGGACGAAGCTGAAGACCTGACGCCCATCGGGAACCTCTTGGCCCAGCTGCCGGTGGACGTGGTGGTCG GTAAGATGCTGGTCCTGGGCGCTCTCTTCGGCCTGGCCGAGCCCACCCTGACGGTGGCGGCGGCGCTGAGCGTGCAGTCCCCCTTCCTGCGATCCGCTCACCCCAATCCCGACTGCGCCACGGCCCGGCGGCCCCTCGAGAGCCCCCACGGCGACCCCCTGACGCTGCTCAACGTCTTCAACGAGTGGGTCCAG GTGAAGTCGGAGCGGAGCGGCAGCTCTCGGAAATGGTGCCGGCGGCGAGGTTTGGAGGAACATCGGCTTTACGAAGCCGCCAACCTGCGGCGCCAGTTTcag gagcTCCTCCGTGAccaccagctgctggaggaaggcTCCAGCCAGCCCAGCGACAGCTACAGCCGGCAGAGCCGGCACCGGGAACGCCGGGAGCTGCACCGCCTCTGGCGTTCCCACGCGGAGACGGAAGGTCGGAAGCGCAAGGTGCTGCGGCTGCAGGACGGAGCGGACGCCTCCtccggcgaggaggaggagggtggtgggaaCCGTGAGAAAGGGGAGCGCAGCATCGATATCCAG gacGTCAAGTTTAAGCTGCGTCACAACGTGGAGGAGCTCCAGGCCGTATCCAGCTCGGTCCTCTCCTCCTCGCAGCTCGCCCTGCTCAAACTGGTGCTGTGCCGGGGGCTTTACCCCCAGCTGGCCGTGCCCGACCAGCTCAACAGCGGCCGTAAGGATTCCGATCAg ATTTTTCACACCAAAACCAAGCAGGGGGTCGTCCTTCATCCCACCTGCGTCTTCGCTACCAGCCCGGAGCTGCTCCACGCCAAGGAGGGACCGGAGCGCGGTGGGACCAAAG ACCCCGCGGAGGGGCTGAGCCACCGCCACCAGCTCCTCGCCTTTGTCTCGCTGCTGGAGACCAACAAGCCCTACCTGGTGAACTGCGTCCGGGTGCCAGCCCTGCAG gctctcctcctcttctcccggtcGCTGGACACCAGCGCCGACTGCGCCCGGCTGGTGGCCGACGGGTGGCTGGAGGTCACCGTCCCCGACGCGGACTCTGCCCTGCGCCTGCTCTCCGCGGCCCTGCAGCTTCGTTCCGCTTGGGAAAAACTCCTCCATCAACTGCTGGAAGGTCGAGGAGAGGAATCGAGCCTCCGGCCGAGCTCCCGGGACGTATCCGCGCTCACCcgggggctgctggacttcctgcaGATGAAG GTGCCGTATCGCCTGCGCCAGCTCACCGGCCTGGAGAAACAGAACCTCTACGTCGGTCCCCAGACGgtggccgccgctccccgcctcccgGGGCTCTTCCAGGGGACGGAGATGAAGCCCGACGAGGTGAAAGGCGGCCACAGGGTGACCGATTTCCTCACCTACAACTGCTTGGCC ACGGACACGGACCTCTACAGCGACTGCCTGCGGAGCTTCTGGACCTGTCCCCACTGCGACCTCCACATGCCCTTCACCCCCCTGGAGCGCATGTGTCACGAAAGCGCTTGCCGGCCCCCCGAGG cccccccggaAGAACCATTGGAAAACTCTTCCAAAATCTCCGCCCTGCACCGCTCCTACCACTGCGACCTTTGCCAGCGGGATTTTACCTTCACCCCCACGGAAATCCTCCGGCACAAGAAACAGCACCAATAA